Proteins co-encoded in one Neovison vison isolate M4711 chromosome 9, ASM_NN_V1, whole genome shotgun sequence genomic window:
- the LOC122917506 gene encoding uncharacterized protein LOC122917506, whose translation MSGLRRYEVALEAEEEIYWGCFYFFPWLRMWRRDRSSAHPREQKLEPLRGLMSCLSSGLGPAPQRSGRGLPRRTPTATAQPAGALKI comes from the exons ATGTCGGGATTGAGGAGATACGAGGTGGCGCTGGAGGCGGAGGAGGA GATCTACTGGGGTTGCTTCTACTTTTTTCCCTGGCTGCGCATGTGGCGGAGGGACAGGAG CTCGGCGCATCCCCGGGAGCAGAAGCTGGAGCCTCTACGAGGCCTGATGAGCTGTCTGTCAAGCGGCCTGGGCCCTGCACCCCAGCGCTCCGGTCGCGGCCTCCCCCGCCGCACCCCCACCGCCACTGCCCAGCCAGCCGGTGCATTAAAGATTTAA
- the IL11RA gene encoding interleukin-11 receptor subunit alpha isoform X1 encodes MSSSCSGLSRVLLALAVALVSAASPCPEAWGPPGVQYGQAGRSMTLCCPGVTAGAPVSWFRDGETRQLQGPDSGLGHELVLARADSTDEGTYICRTLDGALGGIVTLQLGYPPARPVVSCQAADYENFSCTWSPSQVSGLPTRYLTSYRKKTVPGADGMRMSPSTGPWPCPQDPPGAARCVVHGAEFWSQYRINVTEVNPLGASTRLLDVSLQSILRPDPPQGLRVESVPGYPRRLHASWTYPDSWPRQPHFLLKFRLQYRPAQHPAWSMVEPAGLEEVITDAVAGLPHAVRVSARDFLDAGTWSAWSPEAWGTPSTGPLLKEMPAEGQLQKPLEKEPQADSPAPPRPSLLPDPRPLDHRDPLEQVAVLASLGIFSFLGLAAGALALGLWLRLRPDGKDGPQKPGFLAPVIPVDKIPGETKKAVC; translated from the exons aTGAGCAGCAGCTGCTCAGGGTTGAGCAGGGTCCTGCTTGCCTTGGCTGTAGCCTTGGTGTCCGCTGCCTCCCCCTGTCCCGAGGCCTGGGGCCCCCCAG GGGTCCAGTATGGGCAGGCTGGCAGGTCCATGACACTGTGTTGCCCTGGAGTGACTGCTGG GGCCCCGGTGTCCTGGTTTCGGGACGGGGAGACGAGACAGCTCCAGGGACCTGACTCTGGGCTAGGGCATGAACTGGTCTTGGCCCGGGCAGACAGCACCGACGAAGGCACCTACATCTGCCGGACCCTGGATGGTGCACTTGGGGGAATTGTGACCCTACAGCTGGGCT ACCCCCCAGCCCGCCCTGTTGTCTCCTGCCAAGCAGCTGACTATGAGAACTTCTCTTGCACTTGGAGTCCCAGTCAGGTCAGCGGTTTACCCACCCGCTACCTCACCTCCTACAG GAAGAAGACCGTACCAGGAGCTGATGGCATGAG GATGAGTCCATCCACAGGGCCCTGGCCATGCCCACAGGATCCTCCAGGGGCTGCCCGCTGTGTAGTCCATGGGGCAGAGTTCTGGAGCCAGTACCGAATAAATGTGACTGAGGTGAACCCGCTGGGGGCCAGCACACGCCTGCTGGATGTGAGCTTGCAGAGCATCT TGCGCCCTGACCCACCCCAGGGGCTTCGGGTAGAGTCGGTTCCTGGCTACCCCCGCCGTCTGCATGCCAGCTGGACATACCCTGACTCTTGGCCCCGTCAGCCCCACTTTCTGCTCAAGTTCCGACTGCAGTACCGTCCAGCGCAGCATCCAGCCTGGTCCATG GTGGAACCAGCTGGATTGGAGGAAGTGATCACGGACGCCGTGGCTGGGCTGCCCCACGCTGTACGAGTCAGTGCCCGGGACTTTCTGGATGCTGGCACATGGAGTGCTTGGAGTCCTGAGGCCTGGGGAACTCCGAGCACCG GGCCTTTGCTGAAGGAGATGCCAGCTGAGGGACAGCTACAGAAGCCCCTGGAGAAAGAGCCTCAGGCAGACAGCCCCGCTCCCCCCAGGCCCTCCCTCCTGCCGGACCCACGGCCACTTG ACCACAGAGACCCCCTGGAGCAGGTAGCAGTGTTGGCATCTTTGGGAATCTTCTCTTTCCTGGGACTGGCAGCTGGGGCCCTGGCACTGGGGCTCTG GCTGAGACTGAGACCAGATGGGAAGGATGGACCCCAAAAGCCTGGGTTCTTGGCTCCAGTGATTCCAGTAGACAAGATTCCAG ggGAGACCAAGAAAGCAGTATGCTGA
- the CCL27 gene encoding C-C motif chemokine 27 yields the protein MSNTSSSASDSPGAPGKRHQIKGRGEGGGEREVPRLSSMKGPSSTSSLQLLLLLLLLSPDPGAALPLPTSITCCTQLYRQPLSNKLLRRVIRVEVQEADGDCHLQAFVLHLSRRSVCIHPQNRSLARWFERQGRRLQGTLPNLNLGLIGKMGQGPQELEQ from the exons ATGAGCAATACATCTTCATCTGCCTCTGACTCACCTGGTGCCCCAGGTAAAAGGCACCAGATAAAAggtaggggagaaggaggaggagagagagaagtaccCAGGCTGAGCAGCATGAAGGGGCCCTCATCCACAAGCAGcctccagctgctgctgctgttgctgctgctgagcCCAGACCCTGGAGCAG CACTGCCACTGCCAACCAGCATTACCTGCTGTACTCAGCTCTACCGCCAGCCACTCTCGAACAAGCTACTGAGGAGGGTCATCCGGGTGGAAGTGCAGGAAGCTGATGGGGACTGTCACCTCCAGGCCTTCGT GCTTCATCTGTCTCGACGCAGTGTCTGCATCCACCCTCAGAACCGCAGCCTGGCTCGGTGGTTCGAGCGCCAAGGGAGGAGGCTCCAGGGGACTCTGCCTAACCTGAATTTGGGGCTGATAGGGAAAATGGGCCAGGGGCCCCAGGAGCTGGAACAATAA
- the IL11RA gene encoding interleukin-11 receptor subunit alpha isoform X2, with product MSSSCSGLSRVLLALAVALVSAASPCPEAWGPPGVQYGQAGRSMTLCCPGVTAGAPVSWFRDGETRQLQGPDSGLGHELVLARADSTDEGTYICRTLDGALGGIVTLQLGYPPARPVVSCQAADYENFSCTWSPSQVSGLPTRYLTSYRKKTVPGADGMRMSPSTGPWPCPQDPPGAARCVVHGAEFWSQYRINVTEVNPLGASTRLLDVSLQSILRPDPPQGLRVESVPGYPRRLHASWTYPDSWPRQPHFLLKFRLQYRPAQHPAWSMVEPAGLEEVITDAVAGLPHAVRVSARDFLDAGTWSAWSPEAWGTPSTGPLLKEMPAEGQLQKPLEKEPQADSPAPPRPSLLPDPRPLDHRDPLEQVAVLASLGIFSFLGLAAGALALGLWLRLRPDGKDGPQKPGFLAPVIPVDKIPGAPNL from the exons aTGAGCAGCAGCTGCTCAGGGTTGAGCAGGGTCCTGCTTGCCTTGGCTGTAGCCTTGGTGTCCGCTGCCTCCCCCTGTCCCGAGGCCTGGGGCCCCCCAG GGGTCCAGTATGGGCAGGCTGGCAGGTCCATGACACTGTGTTGCCCTGGAGTGACTGCTGG GGCCCCGGTGTCCTGGTTTCGGGACGGGGAGACGAGACAGCTCCAGGGACCTGACTCTGGGCTAGGGCATGAACTGGTCTTGGCCCGGGCAGACAGCACCGACGAAGGCACCTACATCTGCCGGACCCTGGATGGTGCACTTGGGGGAATTGTGACCCTACAGCTGGGCT ACCCCCCAGCCCGCCCTGTTGTCTCCTGCCAAGCAGCTGACTATGAGAACTTCTCTTGCACTTGGAGTCCCAGTCAGGTCAGCGGTTTACCCACCCGCTACCTCACCTCCTACAG GAAGAAGACCGTACCAGGAGCTGATGGCATGAG GATGAGTCCATCCACAGGGCCCTGGCCATGCCCACAGGATCCTCCAGGGGCTGCCCGCTGTGTAGTCCATGGGGCAGAGTTCTGGAGCCAGTACCGAATAAATGTGACTGAGGTGAACCCGCTGGGGGCCAGCACACGCCTGCTGGATGTGAGCTTGCAGAGCATCT TGCGCCCTGACCCACCCCAGGGGCTTCGGGTAGAGTCGGTTCCTGGCTACCCCCGCCGTCTGCATGCCAGCTGGACATACCCTGACTCTTGGCCCCGTCAGCCCCACTTTCTGCTCAAGTTCCGACTGCAGTACCGTCCAGCGCAGCATCCAGCCTGGTCCATG GTGGAACCAGCTGGATTGGAGGAAGTGATCACGGACGCCGTGGCTGGGCTGCCCCACGCTGTACGAGTCAGTGCCCGGGACTTTCTGGATGCTGGCACATGGAGTGCTTGGAGTCCTGAGGCCTGGGGAACTCCGAGCACCG GGCCTTTGCTGAAGGAGATGCCAGCTGAGGGACAGCTACAGAAGCCCCTGGAGAAAGAGCCTCAGGCAGACAGCCCCGCTCCCCCCAGGCCCTCCCTCCTGCCGGACCCACGGCCACTTG ACCACAGAGACCCCCTGGAGCAGGTAGCAGTGTTGGCATCTTTGGGAATCTTCTCTTTCCTGGGACTGGCAGCTGGGGCCCTGGCACTGGGGCTCTG GCTGAGACTGAGACCAGATGGGAAGGATGGACCCCAAAAGCCTGGGTTCTTGGCTCCAGTGATTCCAGTAGACAAGATTCCAG GAGCCCCAAACCTGTAG